In Caballeronia sp. SBC1, the DNA window ACCGGCGATTGAAGTCTTTGCCGACGGGTCGGGCGTGCAGGCGGTGGGCGTAGCGGACGCGCTGGTGCCTACGCAACCCGGCGGTGACGTCTGGTTGCATTTCGCGTCTATTCGGTCGACGCTGAGCCGCTATGTGTCGGCACGCGACATCTTGCAGGGAACAGTCGATCCGGAACGGTTCCGAAACAAACTGGTGCTGGTCGGACTGACCGGCACCGGCGTGACTGACATGCGCACGACCGCGTTGGGGGAACTTGTGCCGGGTATCGAGATTCAAGCGCAGGTGATCGAGACGATTTTCGAGGGACGGTTCTTGAGGCGACCTACGTGGCTTAAATGGGCGGAGAGTGGCTTTATCATAATATTTGGATTACTGATCATTTGGTATGTGCCGCGGACGCAATCGCGGTTTGCGATGTTTCTAAGGGCCGTCCCGAAGGGTTCCACTTTTCTGGGCGTTTCGCTACATCTGCTGAATCTTTTATGCTGCTTCCTGATTTTCATCCGTTTCGGATTACTGGTCGATGCGGCCTCGATTTTTATTATTCTGTCTGCGGTCATGGGATGTTTCTTTGCACCCGCGTTGCTTCATGTTGGGGAAAGAGGCAGGGCGGAAGCGGGGCAGGCTACGGGGCGTGAAGACGACGAGCGCACCGGCAACGCGCCAGGACCTTGAGGTAGGGGGGCGAATGGCCTGCAACTTGAAAGCTGCTTTAGATTAGCTGGCGAGACCGGTTTGCGACCATTCGTGCTGCTACGACGGGATCCGTTGATGCAGCCGTCGAAGGCTTCGTCAGCGAGGCACGACACGTGTTCGCGAATTCTCCGCAGATGGCTTCTGTATGAGCCGAGCATTCAGCAGATCAATGAAACTGCAATGGTGACGAGACGAGCCCCTCTCGTCCGTTTGTCATTTACTTGTAATGAGCGGGTAACGGACCTGTTCGGGCGCGCTTTTTAGACTGCTGTCACGACGTACCCCACGCTCGTTTGGTCACCGTCGCAGCCAGGACGAGAGAAGTTGGTCTGGTATATGGTCGCGGACGAGGACATCATTAACCCAGAGCTGGATCGCATTGAAACAGCATCATTAGCCGGGTACTGCATCCCACTGGATGCATCAGCGAGCGGGGGTAGTGAATTTTGGGGGCGAATTTAGCTACCATTGCGGATAAGAGTGCAGGAATTAAGCGATATGAGAATCCTGGTCATCGAAGACGAAACCAAGACGGGTGAGTACCTGCAGAACGGATTGACGGAAGCCGGCTACGTCGTGGACGTGGCCGCCAACGGCATCGACGGACTGCACCTCGCGCAGGAGATGCACTACGACCTTATCCTGCTCGACGTGATGATGCCGGAGATGGATGGCTGGACCGTCATGAAGAAGCTCGGTACGCGCACCAATACGCCGGTGCTGTTTCTGAGCGCGCGTGGCACGCTGGAGGACAGACTGAAGGGTCTCGATCTCGGCGCTGACGATTACCTCGTCAAGCCTTTCTCATTCGCCGAACTGCTGGCGCGCGTGCGCATCATATTGCGTCGCGGTCAGCCTCAGAGGCAGGAGGAACAGGTTTTCGAAGTTGGGGATCTTCGTGTCGACGTGCCGAAGCGGCGAGTTGAACGGGGCGGCGTGCGCCTTACGCTGACCAATAAGGAATTCAACCTGTTGCAGTTCTTCATTCAGCATCAGGGGCAGGTGCTGTCCCGTGCCCTGATCGCGTCTCGCGTTTGGGACATGAATTTCGACAGCGACAGTAACGTCGTCGATGTCGCGGTGCGCCGATTGCGGCAGAAGATTGACGACCCCTTCCCCGTCCGCCTGATCCACACGGTTCACGGCGTGGGGTACCGTTTCGAGCACGAAGCATGAAGCGCCTTTCGCTCACCACGCGCCTTGCATTGCTATACGCCATCATCGTTTTTGCTGCGATGGCGATGGTCGGCGCTTTCCTGTATCGAGGAATGGAGCAGCAATTGATCGTGCGCGACGACGCCGCGCTCGTGACCAGGGTCGACCAACTCCGCACGCTGCTGAAAGATGCCGACGTGCGCGAACTGATTCATGATAGGCCTCATCTCTTCGCCAACATGCTCGGCAATACAGAATCGCTGCTGATCGTGCGTTTCCCGGGTGAACCCCCGCTCATTACGGTAAATCCCGGCCACACGGCAGTCCCCGATACGACACCCGTGCCGGCGGATACCCCGCTCACGCTCGGCGCAGTCCACCATACGCGTGCGGCGGACGGGACGCCGTTCGTCTACGTCGCCGCTGCCGCGCACGACATAGCCGGACCGCACGACCTGCAGATTATCTCTGGCCGGCTGCTGACGGAGCGCACGCGGTTGTTGCAGGAATACAGGAACCGGATACTGTTATTGGCCTCGGCTGCAGCGGTTATTGTCGCGTTGCTCGCTTTCTGTCTCGCGCGTCGCAACATGCAACCATTGCGCCTTCTTGCTGCGCGAACCGGGGCAATCGGCATCAGCACCCTCTCGACCCGCATCGAGCAGCGCGCTACGCCGCCCGAACTCGATGCGCTGATCGGGGCGTTTAACGGCATGCTCGATCGTCTCGAGCGCGGCTTCACACAGCTGAAACAGGTGTCAGCGGACATGGCGCATGACCTGCGCACGCCAATCGGCAACCTGCTCGGGCAAACCGAAGTCGGATTGAGCCAGACGCGCGACATCGCCTATTATCAGCGGCTTCTCGGCTCGAATTACGAGGAACTGCAGCGACTGTCGAAAATGATCGACAACATGCTTTTTCTGGCGCGCGCTGAGCAGGCTGACAATGTCATCGAGCGCCAGGACTTGCTGCTCGCCGACGAATTCGAACGCATACAGGAGTATTTCGAAGGCCTCGCCGATGAGCGCAACGTCAGCCTTCAGTGGCGAGGCGAAGGCTACGTGTCGGCGGATCCGCTGCTGCTGCGCCGCGCGCTGGGAAATTTGCTGGCGAACGCCGTGCGATATGCAGAGCCGGGAACGCCGATTTCAACCGTGGCCGAACAGGACGCGGATCGAACGACGATTCATGTCGAAAACCGTGGGCCGACGATCGAACCGCATCATCTCGAGCGAATCTTCGATCGCTTCTATCGGGCGGATGCCTCACGGCATCGATCATCGGAGTCGAGTGGGCTCGGGCTATCGATCGTGCGTAGCATCATGTCGCTTCACGGCGGAACGTGGCACGCGTCAAGCAGCAACGGCGTGACACGCTTTACACTCGTGTTTCCGCGTCACGAGCCGGCTCGTACCGGTTCGCGCTCATCGAGCGTCAGCGCGTCCGCTGCGACGATGGAGTCCGACTCACACCCGTCGCACTCCGCTCAGAGTAACTCGCAATCCTGACGTAGAAAGACCCGTCGAAGCCTTGATCAACTCTCGGGACTTCGTTATCGATGGCAATCGCTTTCCACGTGAGCGGCAAAACGAGTCGTTTCTCCATGACAAGCAGCACACTCCTTTCATAAAGCGCGCTCCGGGTTGACCTCCCCGTCACCAAAGCGAAGAACGTTGCATCTCTCAGACCCGCTTGACTCTGGCAAGCCACGCGTAGACGCCTTCCCACGACCGGAAATCCGCAATGCTGCGAGATGGAATCGAAGGGTACGCGTCAGCCGTCATCTGGGACAGTGCACGTCCAGGACCGAGTTCAAGGAAGGCCGTGGCGCCAGCCTCAACGCACGCCTCCATGCATGCCGCCCAGTCCACTGGCTCGGCGATTTGTCGCGCGAGCTTGTCAAGTCCCTCGCTCTGATCAAGCACGACTGCCCCGTCAATTCCACTGAGGAGCCGCGTACCCGTCATTCCGCTAGAGAGGTTCACGCTACCAAGTTCGCGCCGGAACACAGGTACAGCCGCAGCAAGCCGGGGTGTATGCGACGCCACGCGTACCCGTATGGGCACGATTCGGGTCGCTCCGTGCTTTCGGGCGTCCTGGGCAACGGCATTCAAGGCGTCCTCCGTACCGGCCAGCACGCAGGCTTCGCCAGGATTGATGATCGCAACCGCCGCGTCACGTCCTGAGCAAAGCGCATCAAGCGTTCTCCGGTTAAGTCCTCTCACAAACAGCATCGCTTCCCGATTGACGCTTGCGGCGTCCATCGCGGCCGCGCGAGCGACAATCAGGTCGAGCGCATCAAACGCGCCGATTCTCCCCGCAACGTGCCATGCGGCAACCTCACCCACGCTGTAGCCAGCGACGCAGCGCCGACGTGGCAGTAAGGGGGCCAGTCGTTTGAATGCCGCGAGTACGTGCAGCGTGCAGAGCACTTGCGCGACGTGGTTCTGGTGTAGTGCGTCATCGCTAGCGCTGCGAACCCAGTCGCGCGGATCACTCTCGAACCAACGTGCTGCATACGAAAACAGCTGGGCAACATCTGGACCATCGCCTACGAGATCGAACATGCCAAGCCCCTGGTGGCCCTGCCCTGAGCAGAGGATTGCGATTGTCATGATTAGGTATCCCGATCGAAAGCGGCAACGAACAGGCTCATCGCAAGCAGGTCTGCGGCGCCGCCGGGGCTCAGCCGCCGTGAGACAAACTCACGATGCGCAGCCTCCGCGCGTGCGAGCCAGTCTGCTGAGCCGACGCCACCGCACGCAATGAAATCCCGCGCGGTCTGTTGCGCGAATGCGAGACCCGTTTCACCACCTCGATGCAGCAGGTTCGTATCGTCGAGAGCCGCAATCAGGGCGAAGCACGCATGCACGCGCGCAGCCGCCGCGTCACCAGGGCGCAGCACTTCAGCCTCGCGCAGTGACGGCACGCCGAACCGGTAGACGCTCGCGAAACCGTTCGCGGCTTCGTAGCGCGCGCCGCCGACGCCATAACGGCGTCCGACAACCTCACCGTGACTGCTCAATGGCCGTGGGCCGACGAGTATGTCGTCACCCCAATGCCGAGAGATGATTTCGCCGAGCGTTGGCATTCGGGCGGATTCCGCAAGCGTGCTGTCGGCAGAACGGCGGCCCGCCGCCGCGCACAGCAGACCGAGGCCGAAGATCGCACCGCGATGCGTGTTGACGCCGCCCGTCGCCGCGAACATCGCATGCTCCGCACGCACACCGATCCGGCGCAACACGGCCATGTCCGCCCGCGCCGCGCCCGCTCGCGCGAGTTCCGCGAAATACGGCCTGATCGCGGCCGCGCTACGCGCAAATGTGCAGGCGTCCATATCGTCATGGCTGCCCGAGTCGACCAGGCTGACGAGCCCCGGCTTTGGCCATGTCTCGAGCTCGAGCCGCAGGCAATGCTCCGCGTAAGAGGCCACTGCCTCAGCAATGGCAACCGATCCGTTGTCAACGGGACTGCACAATGTCGACATCTCATCCTTCCACAAATACGCGCACCGTCGCGAGCACAACATCCGCCGCTGTCTTCACGATCACATCACTCTCCGCGGCGTGCAGTTCCCGCCAGTTCGCGCCCGCGCCATCGGTTCGGATGACCTCGCCGTCGATCCTCATCGGCGCTAACGCGTCACACATGGCGACGTCCGCGAGCAGCGCTTCAAGCGCATCCAGTACATCCATTGCCCGGGGCAAATCAAACAACAGATCGAGATCCGAGCACTCGCTCAAATAAGACAGCCCGGTGAGCCCCTGCCATGCCAGACTACCGAACGCCCGACAATCAACCTGATGCCGGCGCGCGATCGAGACCAGCTCGTCGATCGTCGCGCGCCACGTGCAGGGCGCAACATCGCGAAGCATGGAGAGCTTTGGGGGCGGCTCGACCGAGATGATCGCGTCAGCCGGCACGACCATACTGATCCGGCGCTTGCCCGCTATCGGCGGCAGTGGCAATCCCAAGGGGACGTCGATCTCCTGTGCCTCGCATGGCCCCCGTCGACGGACGACCAGCGGCCAGCCGTGCGCCGCCCAGTTTCGAACGAGCGGATCGTTAGCCAGCGTTGGTTGCGACGCGATGCATGCGTTCCACGCGTCGCGCGAGATCCGCACGACGCTGTGCCGGACGAGCGCGGCGTCAGCCAGCCTATCGCGCGAGTTCATAGACCCGCCGCGCAATCTGGGCAGCCGCGGGACGGCCGCCATGTGACTCGCCGAGACGATCACGCGCGTCCAGGCGGTCGGGCGGCAAGTCGAACCAACGGGCAAGCTGCAAAGCGAGGGGTTGTGTTGGGTCCAGTACTGCATCGACAGCGCCCATCTTCACAAGATTTTCCAGGCCCGGCGCAAACACAGCGGTCGATTTCGCCATGTCTTCCAGCATGTCGATCGACAGCTTCGTCACGCGCGACATGGAAGGCAGGTCCATCACTTCGGGTTCCGCACCCGGCAGCGAGATGAGCACGCGCGTCGCGAGCGCGGTTGCAATAAAGGCTCCGGCCGCAGTGTGTCCATAGAGCAAACCGACCGTCTGGTGACCGCGCTGGCTCGCGAGCATCAGGCTCTTCGCGAGATGCGCAAGGCACTCGTTCAGGCCGAGCAATTCGTCGCGCTTACTCATGCGCTGGCTGCCGCTGTCGATCAATACGAGAATCGGCGTATTGGCGCCACCGCCAATTGTTTCAATCACGCGAGCGGACAACCACAGCGCTTCATCCACGCCGACGAACGCGCCGTGAGAAACGCCGATCACGTCGACGCGCCGGCCGTTGATGATCGCGGGTCCAGCAAAGAGGCCGTCGTCGCGTACTACAACGTCGTGTTCCAGTGAACCGAGAATTTCATCGAACGTCATTTCGCATCTCCTGCAGCCGGTCGGCGAGTTTTGTGAACGCGTCGCCGGAGATCTCGGGAATGGCATCCGCCTCGGCTTCTGTTGCTCCGAGCGCGCGCCAGATGTCTCGCGCATCGTCGCAGGCACCAAACGCAGCAATGCGATTGTCCAGCCGCGCCTGCTCGGCTTCGAGTACGTCCAGATCGAATGCATGGTGGCTCGCGAGCAATTCGAGGGTCACGCGACGGAACCCGGATAGCGTGTCGTCGATGAAACGCTCAGCACCGCCCGTCAACCGCCGATGTTTGCCCCCCATAGTCCGCCAGACGAGCCCGCGATCCTTTGAGTCGAACTCATCGACGCCGCGGTTTGTCTCGATGACTTCCGGACCAGAGACGCTGATGCGCCCTTGCTCGGAAACCGCGAGCGCCGTGCAGCACGCCGCCAACAGGCCACCGCCGCCGTAGCATCCGGCCCGGCCACCGATGAGGCCGATCACAGGCACACCGACTGCCCGTGCATCGACCAGCGCGCGCATGATCTCTGCAATCGCGAGCTCACCCGCATTGGCTTCCTGCAATCGCACACCGCCCGTATCGAACAAAATCAGCACGGGCACCGACCGCGCGTCACGTGCGGCGCGCAGCAGTCCAGTCAACTTCGCGCCGTGCACCTCGCCGAATGCGCCGCCCATGAAGCGTCCTTCCTGCGCAGCGACGAATACCGGGCTGCCATCAAGCATCGCTCGTCCGACGATCATTCCGTCGTCAAACTGACGTGGCAGATCGAACAAAGACAGATGCGGACTCATTTCCCGCTCAGCCGGACCCACGAACTCGACAAAGGTACCGACGTCGACGAGTCCGTCAATTCGCTGACGGGCGGAAGCTTCGTACCAGCTCGCACTCGTCATGGAGGGATCAAATGTTATGCTCATTATTCGCACTCCTCGATTACACGAACAGCCTGGGCGAGACGCAGCGACACCATATCGGGGCGCGCTCCACCGTCGTTGATCGATAGCCGCAGCCCGCCCGGTGAGCGACGTTCGACGAAATCCGCGACAACCGCCCGCCACACGTCGCCGAAACCGGCCGCGGCAGTCTGGACGTCAATTTCGCAAGCATTACCAGGCAGCACACGCTCGACCAGCACCTCAAGATTGCCGGACGCGACGACGCCGACGATAGCCGAGACTGCGTTCCCTTGCGCGCGTTCGCGCGCGGTATGACGATAACTTAGCCGTTCCATTTGATGCCTCCCGTTACCAATTGCGAAACCGCGATGGTGGCGCGTACAGGCCAGCCGACCAGCGCACGAGGTCCTTGACTGAGCGTGCAGCTAGCAGCCGCCGGTCGGCATCCAGCGGATTGATGCCGAGATCCTCCGGCCGACGAATGACACCTCGTTCGCGTAGCCGCTCGACTAGCCGGCGATCGCGGCCACGCCCGATTTCTGTATATCCGGCAACGCCACGAATCGCGTGTTCGCGTTCCTCGGAATTCCGGCACAGCAGCAGATTCGCGACGCCTTCCTCGGTGACGATATGCGTGACGTCGTCGCCATAGACCATCACTGGCGCAAGATCGAGCGACAGCTTGTCCGCCAGACGCAGCGCATCGAGCTTCTCTACGAACAGCGGCACGTTCTTGTCACCAAACGTCTCGCCGATCTGAACGACAAGCTTGCGGCCACGTCGCAAAGCGGCGGGCGTGTGCGGATCAGCTTCCTCTCCCGCCTTCAGCCACGGCTCGTTCGGGTGGCGCCGTCCCCGCGCGTCGCTGCCCATGTTTGGCGCGCCGCCAAAGCCAGCAATTCTCTCGGCTGTCACTGTCGATGAATGACCGGAGAGATCAATCTGCAACGTCGAACCAATGAACATGTCGCACGCGTACAGACCCGCCGTCTGGCAGAAAGCGCGGTTAGAACGTAGCGAACCGTCGGCCCCGGTAAAGAACACATCGGGGCGCGCGCGGATATAGTCGTCCATCCCGACTTCCGAGCCAAACGAGTGAATCTGCTCGACCCAGCCGGATTCAATAGCGGGAATCAGCGTCGGGTGCGGGTTCAACGCCCAGTGTGTGCAGATTATTCCCTTGAGCCCAAGGCGCTCTCCATAGGTCGGCAGCAGCAACTCGATCGCCGCGGTATTGAAGCCGATGCCGTGATTGAGGCGCTTGATCCCATACGGCTCGTAGATACCCTTGATGGCCAGCATCGCAGTCAGAATCTGCGTTTCCGTGATCGCCGCCGGGTCACGCGTGAACAGCGGCTCGACGAAGAACGGTCGTCCCGCCTCGACGACAAAATGCACCTGATCACCTGGAATGTCGACGCGCGGCACGCGATCGACGATCCGGTCAACCTGCGCGATGACGATACCGTCCTTGAAGGCGGTGGCCTCCACGACGGTTGGCGTGTCTTCAGTGTTCGGTCCGGTATACAGATTGCCGTCGGCATCCGCGCTGACGGCCGCGATTAACGCTACATGCGGTGTCAGGTCGATGAAGTAGCGGGCAAACAGTTCGAGGTACGTATGCACCGCACCAAGTTCGATGCGCCCGCCAAAGAGCAACTTCGCGATTCGCTGCGACTGCGGCCCCGAATACGCGAAGTCAAGCCGCTTCGCGATACCGCGCTCGAATACGTCCAGGTGTTCGGGCAACACGACTCCAGACTGCACCATATGCAGATCGTGGATCTTCGTGCTGTCGACTTCTGCCAGCGCCGTGGCGAGCAGATCCGCCTGTTTCTGGTTATCGCCCTCGAGGCACACACGATCCCCAGGGCGCAGCACAGCTTCAAGCAGCTTTGTTGCGTCTTCGCCCGCTACCCGTTTGCCCCGCGACACGCGCGCGCCAGCAGCAAGGCGGGCGTCGCGCGCATGTCGCGCCTGATTCCATTGAGCCATTGCGTATCTCCTGCGATACGTGAAGAGTTGAAACGACCCGTCACTTCCCCGCCTGCTGAGCCGCCTGCTCGATCAACGCTGCAACTTCCTGCGGATGAGTTTCGTACACCGAATGGCTCGCGCCAGCTATCTCCACCGTGTGGGCGTGTGCGCGCTTCGCGTACATGCGCTCGAGGTCCGGATTGATAATTTTGTCGTCCTTCGCGACCATGTACGACGTCGGCTTTGTTTTCCAGGCCGGATCCGGAATTTGTGCCGTGAACACGGCTGCAGCGGTCGGCATTTGCGCATGTGCTTCGAATTCAGCCTGCGCGATCGGCATGTCGGCCGCAAAATCACGCGGATAGTCGGCGGGATTCAGATAGAGGAAGTTGTCCGCCGTTTTCACGATGTCCTGGTGAGGCGTCGCGTTCGGATAGAGCTTCCCGTTCGAGACTTCGGTTTCGCCGACATCGAGTGCGTGCGCGGCAATGTAGACGAGCGACTTCACGTGCTCGTCGTTTCCCGCTTCCGTGATGATCGCGCCACCGTAGCTATGGCCGACAAGCACGCACGGACCGTCGAGGCTATCAATGACGCGCTTGGTAGCCGTCACATCGTCCTTGAAGGACGTGAGCGGTTCCTGCACGAGCGTCACCTTGTAGCCGTCCTTGGTGAGGATGTCATACACGGGACGCCATCCGGCGCCACCCACAAAGGCGCCGTGCACGAGGACGACGTTCTTGACGGGAGCGGCCTGCGCGGTTGTGACGGCGCCGGCAACCAGACAAAGCGCCGCTGCTGCATGCGCGGCGGCCGAACGAAAAGAAAAGAGGGACATGGCAACTCCTTGGAATAGTGTTAAGTGAATTGAGGTACAACACGGCCAGTCTAAAAAGCTGCCTCGAACGGGGCGATTGCTCGGGCATTACAAAAAAATGACGTACCCACCCAGCGCTCCGTGCGCCAGGATCATTCCCCGAATGCGTCCGCACGTCGCTTGTAGCGAGCACGCGCAGCGGCCAGGAACTGAAGCGGGTTCTCCTGTCTGGAGATTGCGCCGCGGCATCCATCTCTTGTCGGGCGGCATGGCAGAGCACGTCATTTTTTTGTAATAGCCAGGTCACGACCCAGTGGGAGTCCGCAATTCAGACTTCCATTACGCAGTGTCAGATTGCCTGCGACGCTCCGAACGTCGATCGATAGGCATTTGGCCGCAAACCAATCCGTCAGTCCTGCGTTCTTCGGGATGCGCTCCTTCGGTGGTTTGGAAAAGTTGCTTCTGCGCTCCCTTTTTATTTACATAGGAATACATATCATGTTGAAATCAATTCTCAGCGCCATCGTTGCTGCCGCTGCCATTTCTGCCCCGGTATTCAGCTTTGCTCAATCCAGCCAGCCGGTGACTCGTGCCGATGTCCGTGCTGATCTCGTGCGCGTCGAACGGGCCGAAATCAATCCGGGCTTGACGAGCGATGCAAACTACCCGGCGGACATCCAGGCTGCCGAAGCCAGGGTCACGGTAGAAGACCCAAAAAATACGACATACCAGGATGTCGGTGGTGCACCGCTGGAGGGCAGTTCGTCGGCCGGTTCGCGCCCGCATGTGCAAGAACAGTCCAGTTGCGTGGGCCCGGTCAGCTTCTGCACGTTGTACTTTGGCAGCTGAAGTCATTGCCGCCGCACAGTAGCTCACAGACTCTGTCGAACAGGAGTTGTGCTCATGACTGACGTACAGACGCAGGAGGAGTACAACCGGCCAACTGTGGTCATTCGGTTGGGAACACCAAGAGCCAGTTGGGTGAGCGTTCTGCGTCCGTTATCGGGTGTCGACTCCGATAACGGACGCCGTTTTATCGGCAGATTGAACCCGCGCAGATTCCCGAATGCCGCGATCCATCCGTGCGGAAGCTGCGCGGTGATAGTCGAGTGCGTGTCGGCGTGCAAGGCTTGCACGGCGCGCGACCGCCCCATCTTTATCTACACAGCGTGGGACCGGAGCTGCAGATTGTCCCGGCGCTGCGGCCCGCGAGGCCCGTAATCGAGTTCGGCCCCAAGGTTGCTGCTTCGGGTGATTGCGGCGGGCGCGTCGCACGGGTCCATGATCGACTCGACGAAAAGTAGCCTGTCGTTCGGCGCACCGAGCGCGTTTTGCAGATCCCCGCAGGTCCTGACCACAAACGATCGTGCGGAGGCGCCGGGATGGAGCACTTTCGGCAGCTCAGCATAGGCCCAGTTGGCGATGTCGTTGTATGGCTCGGTCTTGCCAATGTAGCCGCGCTCGATGGTATATCCGCCATTGTTGATCAGCAGGATCACCGGCTTGTGATCGTGCCGCAGGATGGTCGAGAGCTCCTGCGCCGTGACCTGGAAGGACCCATCGCCCACGAGCAGCACGTGACGACGATCTGGCGCGGCGGTCAGTGCACCAAGGAGGGCTCCAACCGAATAGCCGATGGATCCCCAGTTGATCGAGCCAATGAACGTGCAGTTCGGCGGAAGCTTCAGGCCGAGAATGGAAAATGACGTGCCATTGTCGACATACACGACGTCACCGGAGCGCAGGTAGGCCTGAATGGCCTGCCAGTAGGCAGCCTGAGTCAACGTAGCGGAGCCGTCGGCCTGCGCGCCAGGCGCGGTTGCGGCAACAGCCCGCGGAGCTCGGTTCGTGACCTGCGGGACCGCTTCGATGACGCCGCGGAGCACTTCCTTGAGCGTCACTGCCTGATAGTTGTCGTCGCCGACGTCCACTGCGT includes these proteins:
- a CDS encoding alpha/beta hydrolase; the encoded protein is MSLFSFRSAAAHAAAALCLVAGAVTTAQAAPVKNVVLVHGAFVGGAGWRPVYDILTKDGYKVTLVQEPLTSFKDDVTATKRVIDSLDGPCVLVGHSYGGAIITEAGNDEHVKSLVYIAAHALDVGETEVSNGKLYPNATPHQDIVKTADNFLYLNPADYPRDFAADMPIAQAEFEAHAQMPTAAAVFTAQIPDPAWKTKPTSYMVAKDDKIINPDLERMYAKRAHAHTVEIAGASHSVYETHPQEVAALIEQAAQQAGK
- a CDS encoding DUF4148 domain-containing protein, with translation MLKSILSAIVAAAAISAPVFSFAQSSQPVTRADVRADLVRVERAEINPGLTSDANYPADIQAAEARVTVEDPKNTTYQDVGGAPLEGSSSAGSRPHVQEQSSCVGPVSFCTLYFGS